In Salvelinus sp. IW2-2015 unplaced genomic scaffold, ASM291031v2 Un_scaffold3686, whole genome shotgun sequence, the genomic window GATGAAGCCGCAGGCAAAGATGCTGCCCCCAGTGGACATGAGGTGGAATGGGAACCAGTAGATCTCACATGTGCTGCGGGCTGACTCGTTGGTCCAGAGGGACTCGCTGCGGGACAGGCTGAACACGGTGCTTTCTGTCTGGGGAGTGAGCTGCTCCTGGGACTGGGAGTGTAGGGTGCACTCCCCAAGGRGGATGTTCTCTGGTAGTCCAGGCATAGCCTTTAGCCTTACTCCTCCTCACCTGGGAGTCAGTGGAAGAAGGTGAAGGTTCAACAATGACCCATACATCCCTATCTCTTTCTGTCTATTTTCACTTGAAGCTGGAATTTAGAGTGGAAATAATTATTACCTAAAGGATAAGGGATCCAGGTTGGAATAGCTTCTACTCTTAACAA contains:
- the LOC112076314 gene encoding phosphoinositide-interacting protein-like, which codes for MPGLPENIXLGECTLHSQSQEQLTPQTESTVFSLSRSESLWTNESARSTCEIYWFPFHLMSTGGSIFACGFILSGLYFAGYCRKATNILGPALVSIGLMVLVVGVVLIPITKENRKQPTMKKPFSYYRQPVFKL